In Chitinophaga sp. H8, the sequence CGACTTCAACGCCTTGTACCGTACCAAACATATGGCTCCTTACCTGGAAAAGCTGAGCAGCATTAAGATACTCATTGATCATCACCTGGAGCCGCAGCCTGATTTTGATTATGGAGTGAGTGATACCACCGCGAGCTCTACGGCCCAATTGGTGTATGAAACCATTTACAAACTGGGAGATGAACAGTATATTAATGTGGATATAGCCAGTTGTATCTATGCCGGCACGGTAACGGATACTGGTTCTTTCCGTTTTGCTTCTACCAGTTCAAGGGTGCACCGTATGGTGGCCGACCTGATGGATAGGGGACTGAAACACGAAGTAATCCACCAGGAGATTTATGATAACTTTCTGGAAAACCGTCTGCGTTTCCTGGGCCACAGCCTGCTGAACCGTATGGAGGTTTTTTATGAGTATAATACCGCCATCCTGGCGATCCCTTATTCAGATCTGAAGCGATTTGATCTGCAAACAGGTGATACAGAAGGACTTGTTAATTTCCTGTTATCCATACAGGGAATTAAACTGGCAGCACTTATTATTGACCGTAATTCCGAAGTAAAGCTGTCTTTCCGCTCCAAAGGCGGGGTAGATGTCAATACTTTTGCCCGGAAGTATTTTGAAGGTGGTGGGCATTTTAATGCCGCAGGAGGCCGGAGTTCCGATTCGCTGGATAAAACCGTAGAAAGATTTATTAAAGCAATAGAAGAAAACGAATTATTATTACAGTAGCGTAATTGAAACTACTAATACAATCAAATGAAAAAGAACAATCAGTTATTGGTTGCAGCGTTAGGCCTGTTTATAGCCAGCTGCGGTACAGGTACAGGTGTGAAAAAGACGCCAAACGGTATTGAATATACCGTTCACAAATCCGGTAGCGGTGCACAGCTGAAACTGGGCGATACTGTTTTAATGAACATTACCCAAAGTCTGAATGACTCCGTAATGCAATCTTCCCGTAAAATAGTAGGTGCTCCAATTCCAGTGGTAGTAGCTAAATCCATGGATAAATATGATCTGATGGAAGGTATTGCCTTGCTGAAAGAAGGTGACAGTGCTACTTTTGCAATTCCCTGGGATTCTTTACCAGAACCTCGCCCTCCATTTGGTAAAAAAGGTGACAAGATCAATGTAACCTTTGCCGTAGAAACCAAGTATTCTTCTGCATTACAAAACGAGAAAGACGAAAAGGTAATCAAGGAATATGTAGACAAGAACAAACTGAAAGCTACAAAAACAGCGGAAGGTGTTTATATCGCAGTAAGTCAGGAAGGTGCAGGTGATCAACCTAAAGCAGGTGATACCGTATCTGTACACTATACTGGTAAATTGTTGAGTGGTAAAGTATTTGATTCCAGCCAGGATTCAACTTTACGTCCAGGTATGCCTTTAGAGCCTATTAAATTCCCTATCGGACAAGGTATGGTAATTAAAGGCTGGGATGCTGGTATCGGTGCTTTGAAAAAAGGTTCCAAAGCCACCCTGGTAATTCCGTCTTCATTAGCTTACGGTTTACAAGGTAGCCCTCCGGCAATTCCTGGTAACTCTGTACTGGTGTTTGATGTAGAACTGGTGGATATCAAAGCTGGTAAAACGCCAGCTCCGGCAGCTAAGTAATAACTGTTATAAGTATAAAAGCGGGTGTCTCAAAGTCTGAGGCACCCGCTTTGTATTTGGAGGGGCCGGAATGTTCATAGCTGTATCGTTTGCCCACCTGCGCTCATGTTGTCAATTTTTACCAATGGCAGTTTTTTCTTATTTTTAAGTTATTATTAGCAATGCATTGAGTAAGCATTTACTACCAAACGAACAGGAGTTATTAATACAGCTGCAATCGGGAAGCCATGCGGCATTCTCCGAATTATACCGGCATTACAGTGAACAACTCTATTATAATATCCTCGCTATGGTGAAGGATCCTGTGGTGACAGAAGAATTGTTGCAGGATATTTTTGTGAGGATATGGCAAAAAAGGGAGCACCTCCATATTGAACAGCATTTTGCCGGATATCTTTTCCAGGTAAGCCGTAATTGCGTAATAGACTTCTTTCATAAAATACAACGGGAACAGGAAATTTATAACCGGATCAAGGCGCTTGCTACAGATCAGTATACCCATATTGAAGAAGCCTTGACGGACAAGGAAAACAGTGAACTGTTTCAAAAAGCGGTAGCCGCCCTGCCTCCACAGCGCAGAAAAGTATTTGAACTCTGTAAGGTCCAGGGATTATCCTACCAGCAAGCCAGTGAACAACTAGGCGTTTCACTCTCTACCATTAAAGATCATATGGCAAAAGCCCGTGATTTTATAAAGGAATTTATCCTGAACAACCAGGAAATCACTTTAGCACTCTATTTATTCCTTTGCTGGCACCGGGAAAAATAATTATTTCAAAAAAAGATGATTGGTAAGCCGATACTTTTTTCCTGACACCTGTCTTTAATAAAAGTACACCTTGCAAAACCAGGAAAATATTACCAGGCTATTTCATAAATACTTAGCTAACCAGTGTACTCCTGGTGAGGTGGATGAACTGATGCAATCTCTCCGGAAACCAGAATATCAAAGTATCTGGGAAGAGCTGGTAGCAGCCCAGGTGGCAGGTACTACTGCCTCAAGCCAGGAACCGGACGAAGTAGTGAAGGCCCGGCTGGAACAAAGGTTACAAAACATCCTGCATGAAATTGAGGAATCCCCTGTACCGGTTTACACCAGGAAAATAGTTCCCTATACCTGGAAATGGGCAGCAGCGGCAGCCATCCTTATCCTGCTGGGCACCGGTACTTATTTTTACCTGAACAGCCCAACGAAACAAGTGGTGCATACTCCTGCGGTAGCAATGGATGTGGCGCCAGGTGGGAATAAAGCCACGCTTACCCTGTCCAATGGGAGTGTGGTTTTGATTGATAGCGTTCCGGAAGGGAAAGTGGCACAGCAGGGAAATACCAGTATTGTGAAACTGCCTAACGGACAACTGGTATATAATGCAGGGAACAGTGGGGTGGATGAATCCATGTATAATACCCTTGCTACCCCACGTGGGGGCCAGTATCAGCTTACTTTACCGGATGGCACACAGGTATGGCTCGATGCGGCTTCTTCTATTACGTACCCTGCTGTTTTTAAAGGCAACAAAAGGGAAGTAACCATCACAGGGGAGGCCTATTTTGAAATAGCTCTCAATGCCGCCAAACCGTTTTTTGTAAAAGTTAAAGAGGCAACAATACAGGTACTGGGTACCCACTTTAATGTGAATGCCTATCAGGAAGAAGAGGCCATCAAGGTGTCATTGCTTCAGGGGGCGGTGAAACTGAATAATAAAAAATCTGGTATCAGACTAGTACCCGGACAGCAGGGCCAATTATTCCCCGATGGCGCCTTAAAGCTGATAAAAGAAGTGGATGTAGAACAGGCGATCGCCTGGAAAAACGGCTATTTTCAGTTTGACGGTATTGGCCTGCCTGCATTGATAAGACAGATTGCCCGATGGTATGATCTGGACGTAGTATATGAAGGCGCTGTACCTGAACGTGAATTTAGCGGAAAAATTGCAAGAACTGCTTACTTGTCGGATGTGATCAAAGCCCTGGAACTGAGTGATGTACATTGCCGCTTTGATGGCAAAAAACTGATTGTAATGCCTTAATGGGCAGCATATAAAAGCTTGTTATTAAAAAGAGATAATTCCACTCCACCATGAAAAAGAAAAATGTTATGACCTAACCAATGACGGTGTAAGGATCATGGGAGCATCCTGTGATTTAACAACAACCAAAAGAGTTCAGAGAGTAAAAGCCAGGAATAAAAAAACCAGGAGTGTTGACAGCACTCCCGGTTAAATATGTCAGGGTTCAAACTCAAAAAGCGCGTTTACTGCTATTTTTTATTTAAACCTAAACAAAACAAAGGTATGTATCTATTCGTACTGCGCAAAACTATGCCCCGGCATAGCGCTTTGCTAACTAAATTATTGTGGGTAATGAGAGTATCAACCATACTGTTAGTAACGGGGCTCCTACATGTAAGCGTCTATGGATTTTCACAGAAAATCACCTTTTCAGGAAAGAATGTATCTCTGGGAAAGGTATTTACCGCTATCCAGCAACAAAGCGGGCTATCCATTATCTATGATACCAGGATGATCAAGCAATCGGGTAATATTGATATCAGTGTAAAGGATGCGCCGCTAGAAAATGTGCTGAATGAATGCCTCAAAAACCAGTCGCTTACTTATGTTATCAATAAAGGGATTATCATTATCCGGAAAAAAACGGATACTTCCCCTGTTTTACCAATGGAAACAGTTACCGGCCGGATCGTGGATGAGCAGGGCAATCCGGTGCTGGGTGCCACTGTGTTTATTAAAGAATTGAAAAAGGGCGCACAAACCAATGAAAAGGGAGAGTTTACTATCCCTGGAATCGCTCCCGGAAATTATACCCTGAGCATTTCCTTTATCGGGTACCAGGCGCAGGAGAAAAGTATTACAGTGGCAGATGCTACCGTAACAGTGCAGGTAGTGCTGAAAGCAGCGATGGAAAGATTACAGGAAACGGTAGTGTCTGCACTGGGGATCAGGAGGTCGGAGAAGTCACTGACCTATGCTACCCAGCAGGTGAGCGGGGAAGACCTTACCAGGGTTAAAAGCACCAATCTGATGAACTCCCTGAATGGGAAAGTAGCCGGTTTAACCATTTCTCCCAGCGCGTCTGGCGTGGGGGGATCGGTAAAGGTGATCCTGAGAGGGAGCAGATCTGCTAACGGCAACAACCAGCCTTTGTATGTAATTGATGGGGTACCGATTACCAACAGTGCTAATGCCAATGGGCAAATTAATGACACCTACGGTGGTAACCCCGAAGGAGGAGATGGTATTTCCAATCTGAACCCGGAAGATATTGCAAGCATTACCATGTTGCAGGGAGCCTCTGCAGCTGCCTTGTATGGTAGCCAGGCACAAAACGGCGTGATACTGATCACTACTAAAAAGGGAAAAGCCGGAAAAGCACAGATCAGTTATTCTTCCACTTTTTCCGTAGATAAGATCGCCTATAAACCCAAGTTTCAAAACAGCTACGGGCAAACTGCCAATGGGGCTATTGATAGCTGGGGGGCAAAGATGACCGGTGGTGGGCATGATAACCTGGATGCATATTTCCAGACGGGTACCAACTGGACCAACGCGGTAAACCTTTCTGCCGGTACTGAAACAGCACAAACCTATTTCTCTTATGCCAACACCCACGCCAGGGGAATCCAACCCGGTAATGTGCTGGACCGCAATAATTTTAACTTAAGAGAAACCGCCCGATTCCTGAACGATAAACTAACCGTAGATGTAAATGTTAATTACATAAGTCAGAAAATAAATAATTCGCCCAACCTGGGACTGTACTTAAATCCACTTACCGGTTTATACCTCTTCCCCAGAAGTTTGGATATCAATAAGTATAAGGATAGCTATCTGCTGGACCAGGAAACGAAATTTGCAAGACAAAACTGGCATACCTCAGATAACCTGCAACAAAACCCCTGGTGGATTGCCAACAGGGTACCCACCATCACCACCAGGGAGCGGTTTTTACTAATCGGTAGTGTGAAATATGAATTTACAAACTGGCTGAATGTACAGGTAAGGGGGAATTTAGATCAGACCACTGATGCCTATGACCAGAAACGGTATTCCGGTACCAATGCCTTGTTCAATACCAACGGTAATGGCTACCTGGTTTCGAGCAACCAGACATTAAAACAAAAGTACGGGGACTTGATTGTAAACTTTACGATCCCTACTCAGTCCAGCTTTAAAGTGAATGGTTTAATCGGAGGAAGTATCACAGATAACATTACCAAAGGATTGACACTCAGAGGAGATCTTTCTACGCCGGACCTGTTTACGCCTGGTAATGTGATCGCGGCTTTGGGAGGGACGTCTTCCAATACCACCAGCAATGCTACTGCCATTCCTCCTAATCACAGCCAGTTGCAGGCTTTGTTTGCCAACGCAAATTTATCTTACCAGGATTGGATGTATTTAACGCTTACCGGCAGAAATGACTGGTCTTCTAACCTGGCCTTTACACCTAATGTATCCTATTTCTATTCTTCTGCCGGCCTGTCAGTCATCCTTAATCAATTACTGAAATTGCCCGCTGCTATTAATTATGCTAAAGTGAGGGGTACCTATGCAGAAGTAGGGAATACCATTCCTCCATATTTAACCTCTGTTCAAAACACGCAGAATACGGCAGGCCAACTGGTATTTAATACGGCCGCTGCTTTCAGAACGCTTAAACCAGAACGTACAAAATCTATAGAAGCAGGGGCAGATCTCCGTATGATAGATAACCGGCTCAACTTTAGCTTTACTTATTATAAAACAAACACGGAGAATCAATACTTCCCGATTCAGCCCATCACCGCATCTTTATTTTCAAAAGGATATGTGAATGCCGGTAATGTACAGAATACCGGGATAGAGGCTATACTGGGATATGATGTTTTCAGAAACAAAGACTTTACCTGGAATACTTCAGTGAATATTGCCAGGAATACCAATAAGGTAATAGATGTAGACAGCAAGGATGGTATTAATTCCTTTGTGTTAACCGGGAGTAGTGGCAATAACTATGAATCTCACCTGACTACAGGTGGTTCCTACGGCGATATTTTTGGTTATAGCCTGCTGCGGGATGACCAGGGCCGTGTGATTTTAAGTGGTAAAGGAACTGCTGCCGATCCCTATGCGCCCCAGGTCAATAAAACCTTTTCGCTATTAGGCAATCCCAATCCAGAATTCCAGGCTGGCTGGAATAACAGTTTCAGCTACCGGAACTTCAACTTCAGTTTCCTCATCGATGGAAAGTTCGGAGGACAGGTACTTTCACTTACCCAGGCCATCATGGATCAGAATGGTGTGTCTGATGTAACCGGTCGTGCACGTGATGAGGGTGGGGTAATAGTAAATGGCGTAGATAAAGATGGCAAGGCAGTAACCCGCGTAGATGCACAGACGTGGTATAAAACGATTGGTGGCCGGGATGGTATTACAGACCAGTATATCTACAGCGCTACCGTAGTCCGTTTAAGGGAGGCTGCTATCGGGTATACCATGCCGGTATCAAATAGTGTATTCAAAAGCGTACGCCTTTCATTGACAGGAAGGAACCTGATTTATTTCTATAAAAAGGCGCCTTTTGATCCGGAGCTGACCATGTCTACCGGAAATGGTCTTTCTGGTATTGACATCTTCAACCAGCCAGCTACCCGCAATATTGGTTTGAACTTAAATGTTGCATTCTAATTACTGACCCAAATTTGTAAGCCATGAAATTAAGCCTTAAAAATATGATCGCTGCCGGGCAGCATAACTATAAAATGGTACTATCTGTATTGATGATCTGCAGCGTGGTGAGTTGTACCAAAAACTTTGAAGAATATAATACGAATCCCAATTCACTTACAGATGATCAGACGGTGGCTATTCTGCCTTCTGCATATGGCCCCTTACAACAGGAAATTTTCCACGACTACCAGGTAGCCCAGAACCTGAGTGCAGATGCTTATGCAGGTTATATGATGTCGCCCAACCCATTTGCGGGGGGCATTAATAACATGACCTACGCCCTGATAGATGGATGGAACCAGGCGGGATTTAACCAACAGTATAATTATGTAATGGGACCTATCAGTAAAATAGCGGCGGCAGGTACAAGAACCAAGGCTCCGGATTTATGGGCAGTAGCTTTACTGATACAGGTGGAGGCTATGCACCGGGTAACCGATCGCTTTGGACCTATTCCATATACCCAAACCGGGGTATCCATTACCTCCATTCCGTATGATGATCAGAAAACGGTGTATGAAACCTTTTTCAAGCAGCTGGATACTGCTGCCAATAACCTGCAGGCCTATATTGCTGCTAACCCCGGCAAAACACAGCTTGCCGGCAGTGATCTGGTATACAATGGCGATTATACACAATGGCTGAAGCTGGCCAATTCGCTACGTTTACGTTTGGCTATGCGTATTGTAAAAGCAGATCCGGTGATGGCAAAAAAGGAAGCGGAAACAGCGATGAGCGCCCCCGGCGGATTGCTGGCCGTTCCTGGAGATGATGCTGCCGTTAAACAATCCGGTGGCCGGTCCAATGATCTGTGGATTGTAACGGAACCTTACATGGATAACCGGATGGGAGCCTCTCTGCAATCTTATCTGACGGGGTACAAGGATCCCCGTTTGCCTGTGTATTGTTCGCCGGCAACAGATCCGCTTTTTAAAGGTAAGTATATTGGCATCCGTATTGGCAGTAATATTAAATCCAAGGATGATTATACTACTTATGCCAGCCTGAATACGACGACCACTTTCACACAAACGGCGCCGCAGTTACTGATGACTGCTGCAGAAGTCTGGTTTTTAAAAGCAGAGGCGGCATTGAGGGGATGGACCGGAGCAGGCGATGTACAGGCTAATTATGAAAAGGGTATCAATACCTCCATGCAGCAATGGGGAGTGGCTGCCGGAGATTATATCAACAATGCTACAGATGTACCCACTGCTTATGCTGATCCTAAAAACAAAGCTAATGATACCACCGCATTTTCTACCATCACTATTAAATGGGAGCCTGCTGCAACAAAGGAAAAGCAGTTGGAGCGTATCATTACGCAAAAATGGCTGGCAATATTCCCCGATGGGCAGGAAGCCTGGGCCGATTTTCGCAGAACAGGCTATCCGAAACTGTTTTCTGTGGTAAACAATAAAAGTAATGATGTGATCAATACTACCATCCAGATCCGCCGGCTGCCTTTTCCTACCAGCGAATACAATACTAATGGGGCTGCTGTAAAGAATGCCCTGGGATTGTTAGGTGGAGCGGATAACGGCGGTACCAGGCTATGGTGGGACGTGAATAAAGGAAACTTCTAAAAAGATCTTGGGGAAATCGCCATTGTTCGTAACCCATCAACGAGGGGCTGGCCACAAATAAGGCCGGCCCTTTTACTTTTAAAGACACCAGGTACCAGTTTTCAGGTGGGTGTTCTTATTTATAATGGGTTTAATCCAGAAATTTGGCCATTAGTGCAGGTGTGGGGATCATGCAGGCATCCTGTTTGCCAAACCAGCGATAGCGGTTGCGGGCAATCCAGTTATAGATACCATTACGCAAAAACGAGGGAACAATTATAAAACCATAGCTTAATTTCCACGGAAGTGGTAGCCGGCGTAATACCCGCAAAGCGGCCGTACTCCGGTAATATACCCGGTCATTTTCTATCAGCACAAAGGAAGACATAGCCGAGAGGTCCAGCTGGTACTGTTGTTCCAGCTTTTTAGCTGCTGCTGATTGCAGCGGTGCAAACAGGAAATGGTTAGCCTTATCGTTACGGATCACGAAATTGATACTGTTATTGCAAAGATTGCATACACCGTCAAAAAGGATGATTGACATTTTTTTAGCTTTTAGCTAGTACCTTTTATCTTCTCCGCTGCATTTAGCCAAAAGCTAACAGCTAATAGCTAATAGCTCTCTTCTCATCCATCAATCAACACCTCATATAGCTTTATCTTCAGGTCTTCCAATGATACATTCTGTACCAGTGTACCATCCTGGGCATAAGATACGGCACCTCTTTCTTCAGAAACAATAACGGCCAGGTTATCACTGTGTTCTGTAATACCTACACCGGAACGATGGCGTAATCCTATCCGGGTGGGAAGGTCCGGGTTTTCTGATACCGGCAGGATTACTTTGGCTGCCAGTATTTTATTGCCAATGATAATCATAGCTCCATCATGGAGGGGGCTGTTTTTTGCAAAAATGCTTTCAATCAGTTTGGCACTCACATTGGCATCTATGGTAATACTGGAGGCTGTA encodes:
- a CDS encoding FecR family protein, translated to MQNQENITRLFHKYLANQCTPGEVDELMQSLRKPEYQSIWEELVAAQVAGTTASSQEPDEVVKARLEQRLQNILHEIEESPVPVYTRKIVPYTWKWAAAAAILILLGTGTYFYLNSPTKQVVHTPAVAMDVAPGGNKATLTLSNGSVVLIDSVPEGKVAQQGNTSIVKLPNGQLVYNAGNSGVDESMYNTLATPRGGQYQLTLPDGTQVWLDAASSITYPAVFKGNKREVTITGEAYFEIALNAAKPFFVKVKEATIQVLGTHFNVNAYQEEEAIKVSLLQGAVKLNNKKSGIRLVPGQQGQLFPDGALKLIKEVDVEQAIAWKNGYFQFDGIGLPALIRQIARWYDLDVVYEGAVPEREFSGKIARTAYLSDVIKALELSDVHCRFDGKKLIVMP
- a CDS encoding SusC/RagA family TonB-linked outer membrane protein, yielding MRVSTILLVTGLLHVSVYGFSQKITFSGKNVSLGKVFTAIQQQSGLSIIYDTRMIKQSGNIDISVKDAPLENVLNECLKNQSLTYVINKGIIIIRKKTDTSPVLPMETVTGRIVDEQGNPVLGATVFIKELKKGAQTNEKGEFTIPGIAPGNYTLSISFIGYQAQEKSITVADATVTVQVVLKAAMERLQETVVSALGIRRSEKSLTYATQQVSGEDLTRVKSTNLMNSLNGKVAGLTISPSASGVGGSVKVILRGSRSANGNNQPLYVIDGVPITNSANANGQINDTYGGNPEGGDGISNLNPEDIASITMLQGASAAALYGSQAQNGVILITTKKGKAGKAQISYSSTFSVDKIAYKPKFQNSYGQTANGAIDSWGAKMTGGGHDNLDAYFQTGTNWTNAVNLSAGTETAQTYFSYANTHARGIQPGNVLDRNNFNLRETARFLNDKLTVDVNVNYISQKINNSPNLGLYLNPLTGLYLFPRSLDINKYKDSYLLDQETKFARQNWHTSDNLQQNPWWIANRVPTITTRERFLLIGSVKYEFTNWLNVQVRGNLDQTTDAYDQKRYSGTNALFNTNGNGYLVSSNQTLKQKYGDLIVNFTIPTQSSFKVNGLIGGSITDNITKGLTLRGDLSTPDLFTPGNVIAALGGTSSNTTSNATAIPPNHSQLQALFANANLSYQDWMYLTLTGRNDWSSNLAFTPNVSYFYSSAGLSVILNQLLKLPAAINYAKVRGTYAEVGNTIPPYLTSVQNTQNTAGQLVFNTAAAFRTLKPERTKSIEAGADLRMIDNRLNFSFTYYKTNTENQYFPIQPITASLFSKGYVNAGNVQNTGIEAILGYDVFRNKDFTWNTSVNIARNTNKVIDVDSKDGINSFVLTGSSGNNYESHLTTGGSYGDIFGYSLLRDDQGRVILSGKGTAADPYAPQVNKTFSLLGNPNPEFQAGWNNSFSYRNFNFSFLIDGKFGGQVLSLTQAIMDQNGVSDVTGRARDEGGVIVNGVDKDGKAVTRVDAQTWYKTIGGRDGITDQYIYSATVVRLREAAIGYTMPVSNSVFKSVRLSLTGRNLIYFYKKAPFDPELTMSTGNGLSGIDIFNQPATRNIGLNLNVAF
- a CDS encoding DHH family phosphoesterase; translation: MKSIEEIKPLLESPKKVLITMHQKPDADAMGSSLALFHYLRQKGHEVTVISPTNFPDFLKWMPGADLVIDFESMQEKALKAMEVVDLLFCLDFNALYRTKHMAPYLEKLSSIKILIDHHLEPQPDFDYGVSDTTASSTAQLVYETIYKLGDEQYINVDIASCIYAGTVTDTGSFRFASTSSRVHRMVADLMDRGLKHEVIHQEIYDNFLENRLRFLGHSLLNRMEVFYEYNTAILAIPYSDLKRFDLQTGDTEGLVNFLLSIQGIKLAALIIDRNSEVKLSFRSKGGVDVNTFARKYFEGGGHFNAAGGRSSDSLDKTVERFIKAIEENELLLQ
- a CDS encoding RNA polymerase sigma factor — protein: MSKHLLPNEQELLIQLQSGSHAAFSELYRHYSEQLYYNILAMVKDPVVTEELLQDIFVRIWQKREHLHIEQHFAGYLFQVSRNCVIDFFHKIQREQEIYNRIKALATDQYTHIEEALTDKENSELFQKAVAALPPQRRKVFELCKVQGLSYQQASEQLGVSLSTIKDHMAKARDFIKEFILNNQEITLALYLFLCWHREK
- a CDS encoding FKBP-type peptidyl-prolyl cis-trans isomerase gives rise to the protein MKKNNQLLVAALGLFIASCGTGTGVKKTPNGIEYTVHKSGSGAQLKLGDTVLMNITQSLNDSVMQSSRKIVGAPIPVVVAKSMDKYDLMEGIALLKEGDSATFAIPWDSLPEPRPPFGKKGDKINVTFAVETKYSSALQNEKDEKVIKEYVDKNKLKATKTAEGVYIAVSQEGAGDQPKAGDTVSVHYTGKLLSGKVFDSSQDSTLRPGMPLEPIKFPIGQGMVIKGWDAGIGALKKGSKATLVIPSSLAYGLQGSPPAIPGNSVLVFDVELVDIKAGKTPAPAAK
- a CDS encoding thiol-disulfide oxidoreductase DCC family protein — its product is MSIILFDGVCNLCNNSINFVIRNDKANHFLFAPLQSAAAKKLEQQYQLDLSAMSSFVLIENDRVYYRSTAALRVLRRLPLPWKLSYGFIIVPSFLRNGIYNWIARNRYRWFGKQDACMIPTPALMAKFLD
- a CDS encoding SusD/RagB family nutrient-binding outer membrane lipoprotein; its protein translation is MKLSLKNMIAAGQHNYKMVLSVLMICSVVSCTKNFEEYNTNPNSLTDDQTVAILPSAYGPLQQEIFHDYQVAQNLSADAYAGYMMSPNPFAGGINNMTYALIDGWNQAGFNQQYNYVMGPISKIAAAGTRTKAPDLWAVALLIQVEAMHRVTDRFGPIPYTQTGVSITSIPYDDQKTVYETFFKQLDTAANNLQAYIAANPGKTQLAGSDLVYNGDYTQWLKLANSLRLRLAMRIVKADPVMAKKEAETAMSAPGGLLAVPGDDAAVKQSGGRSNDLWIVTEPYMDNRMGASLQSYLTGYKDPRLPVYCSPATDPLFKGKYIGIRIGSNIKSKDDYTTYASLNTTTTFTQTAPQLLMTAAEVWFLKAEAALRGWTGAGDVQANYEKGINTSMQQWGVAAGDYINNATDVPTAYADPKNKANDTTAFSTITIKWEPAATKEKQLERIITQKWLAIFPDGQEAWADFRRTGYPKLFSVVNNKSNDVINTTIQIRRLPFPTSEYNTNGAAVKNALGLLGGADNGGTRLWWDVNKGNF